The following are encoded in a window of Octopus sinensis linkage group LG23, ASM634580v1, whole genome shotgun sequence genomic DNA:
- the LOC115223472 gene encoding afadin- and alpha-actinin-binding protein A → MDSLYGNNVCSKVLYDKPFSNCSMLSDSYLDMYPYSYPYSSSVCNKENLEDCIIHLNKLLQNMCLPTISNMSNITVPLVNITFDLLKRIQQDTKFREELESKTSRIITDYERLQTSQMRLKDDIEKLEREIAVRQGKEKELSTKNRSLCSSIKAEKDEVKRLNSTINHRELQYRHDSKKNEREMNRLKEKLSQVLMEKSHKILGPEILNALPKTDGKRATWKTNSNQVEEFYSMMLRDYEKKLKSLHAENHDLENFIEKIVHTLESLVDQFKFKLNSVMHVVNEVDYESDAEEEMEVAEGKSSYDASESGYETCASFTKCQKLLQKLNRYCTTLHNYLENNIQDPEKASAKNLDVGQESEVDLLKTKLQQFKELVAFQEETLQKFANKAPSENSSNSFLHETQLIQEYEQLEIKKKLFLEAKGNFEKERLQHMNEAMQLAEEKKLFNLEKCNKMKQQFLELAPKKNPAELLPALSDFLSATTSSEAMSDSYSTPDTKTVFKNSTSCNEHLKCKNLASGDAAQVRNHQRNSLLDYSDFILDKLPYSLDDSQSISNHNLSSSNPVNVTPKCQSYSSLGASNRSPCSSASAPSGLNSEESSKVCPSSSLFQRLDSSKILDSGKIFSSKALRHHFSQRRRSDPVCSMNDLCNLAASSLHSCGELCHKTHFVSLNSLNRSLCLQDPLEPQFQSQTNSLHDFIDPFDL, encoded by the exons ATGGATTCCTTGTATGGGAACAATGTCTGCTCTAAGGTTCTCTATGATAAACCCTTTTCGAATTGCAGCATGTTGTCGGACAGCTACCTTGATATGTACCCTTACAGCTATCCCTACAGCAGCAGCGTCTGTAACAAGGAGAACCTGGAAGACTGTATTATACATTTAAACAAG CTGCTGCAGAATATGTGTCTACCAACAATAAGCAATATGTCCAACATCACAGTCCCTCTCGTGAACATCACTTTTGATTTACTTAAACGCATTCAACAGGACACAAAGTTTCGAGAGGAACTGGAATCAAA AACATCTCGTATAATCACCGACTACGAACGCTTACAAACCTCACAGATGCGACTCAAAGATGATATTGAAAAGCTAGAACGGGAAATTGCAGTTcgacaaggaaaagaaaaagaactttcTACCAAAAACCGTTCTCTCTGTTCTTCCATTAAAGCTGAGAAAGATGAA GTGAAACGACTGAACTCTACAATTAACCACAGGGAACTCCAGTACCGACATGACTCTAAGAAGAATGAACGAGAGATGAATCGGTTGAAGGAGAAGTTGAGTCAGGTTCTCATGGAGAAATCTCATAAAATACTTG GTCCTGAGATTCTGAATGCCTTACCAAAAACTGACGGCAAAAGGGCCACATGGAAAACCAATTCCAA TCAAGTTGAAGAATTCTACAGCATGATGCTGAGAGATTATGAAAAGAAGCTGAAGAGCCTTCATGCGGAGAACCACGACTTGGAGAACTTCATAGAAAAGATTGTCCACACTTTAGAGTCTCTGGTTGATCAATTTAAATTCAAACTCAACTCTGTG ATGCATGTTGTAAATGAAGTGGATTATGAGAGTGATGCAGAAGAGGAGATGGAAGTGGCCGAAGGCAAGAGTTCTTACGACGCAAGTGAAAGTGGAT atgaaactTGTGCATCATTTACAAAGTGCCAAAAATTACTACAAAAGCTTAATCGATACTGTACGACCCTTCACAATTATCTGGAGAACAACATTCAAG ATCCTGAGAAAGCAAGTGCTAAGAATTTAGATGTTGGACAGGAATCAGAAGTGGATTTACTCAAGACAAAACTTCAACAGTTTAAAGAATTGGTTGCTTTCCAAGAGGAAACCTTGCAG AAGTTTGCCAACAAAGCTCCATCTGAGAATTCTAGCAACTCGTTTCTTCATGAAACGCAATTAATCCAAGAATACGAGCAACTGGAAATCAAAAAGAAGCTCTTCTTGGAGGCAAAAGGAAACTTTGAGAAGGAAAGGTTGCAGCACATGAATGAAGCCATGCAATTAGCGGAAGAG AAAAAGCTTTTTAACCTGGAGAAATGTAACAAGATGAAACAACAGTTCCTGGAATTGGCTCCCAAGAAAAACCCTGCAGAATTACTCCCTG CCTTAAGTGATTTTCTTTCTGCTACAACCTCGAGTGAAGCCATGTCGGACTCTTACTCCACTCCGGATACGAAAACCGTCTTCAAGAATTCAACGTCTTGTAATGAACACCTGAAATGCAA aaatttggcATCTGGAGATGCAGCTCAAGTGAGAAACCATCAACGGAATTCTTTACTGGATTATTCAGACTTCATTTTAGACAAGTTGCCATACAGCCTGGATGATTCTCAATCTATCTCCAACCATAATTTAAGCAGTTCCAATCCAGTGAATGTCACACCAAAATGCCAGTCGTACAGTTCTTTGGGTGCATCGAACCGTTCTCCATGCAGTTCTGCCTCAGCACCATCAGGGCTCAACTCTGAAGAATCCAGTAAAGTCTGTCCCTCTTCAAGTCTTTTCCAAAGACTAGATTCTAGTAAAATTTTGGACTCTGGTAAGATCTTCTCCTCCAAAGCTTTGCGCCATCATTTTTCTCAGCGGAGACGGTCGGATCCAGTTTGCTCAATGAATGACCTCTGCAATCTTGCCGCTTCGTCCTTACACAGCTGTGGTGAACTCTGCCATAAAACACACTTTGTCAGCCTCAACTCTTTGAATCGGTCGCTTTGTTTGCAGGACCCGCTGGAACCTCAATTCCAGTCACAGACTAACTCTTTACATGATTTCATTGATCCTTTTGACCTTTAA